In Zingiber officinale cultivar Zhangliang chromosome 1A, Zo_v1.1, whole genome shotgun sequence, a genomic segment contains:
- the LOC122001217 gene encoding uncharacterized protein ycf23-like translates to MILFLQICVSSVDPLAFPSAVEAGAQMVEIGNYDSFYEMGIQFSPEQILKLTRETRRILPSITLSVTVPHMLSLPDQVKLAELLEQEGADIIQTEGGKYSSPSKPGVLGLIEKATPTLAAAYSISRAVQIPVMCSSGLSAVTAPMALTAGAAGVVCVLLLSNLIIICY, encoded by the exons ATGATCTTGTTCTTGCAGATTTGTGTTTCCTCTGTGGACCCTTTGGCATTTCCttctgcagtggaagcaggtgcCCAAATG GTGGAAATTGGAAATTATGATTCTTTCTACGAGATGGGAATTCAGTTTTCCCCTGAACAG ATTCTAAAGCTCACTAGAGAAACTAGAAGGATTCTTCCATCCATTACACTGTCTGTAACCGTGCCACACATGCTTAGTCTCCCTGATCAG GTGAAGCTAGCAGAGTTGCTGGAACAGGAAGGTGCTGATATAATCCAAACTGAAGGAGGGAAATACTCAAGTCCATCAAAACCTGGTGTCCTTGGTTTGATCGAGAAG GCCACACCAACGCTAGCAGCTGCATACTCCATTTCCCGAGCAGTTCAGATTCCAGTTATGTGCTCATCTGGATTAAGCGCTGTCACTGCACCTATGGCTTTAACAGCAGGAGCAGCTGGTGTGGTATGCGTTCTTTTGctttctaatctaatcattatctgctactag